aaatatatgtATCACTGTACGTGTGTGCACAAAGTCGCTGATATTgcgaaaaaaaaagtgttgcacTCATGTTCGCTACACTTACACAAAAACTTAGCAGAATACAAAATACAAGCATTTTGCTGGTGGGAAGTGTTGTTGTCAaggcctgcatgtgtgtgtctgtgagtgattCATCGGAGTCATCATGAGCTGACAGTTTGTGATATGAAATGACACTGACAAGTCTTGGTTTTCGCTGCACTCCTTTACTGCTGTGACTCATGTCTCTCTGACGGATGCATGTCATCCAGGAACTGCTGGTAGGTGAGGTTGTCCGCCAGTTCACCTGTCCGGCTCTTTTTTTCCAAGAACAAGCCCATGCTGTCCCGTGGAGGGTCAGCGATGTTGCGACTCCACGGGGTCTCTGTGATCCCCAGCAGCTCACGCACACCAGCACAGATGACCTGCAGGGTGCACAGCAGGGTTGAGTCCTTTgataaagtgtgtgttttgcagtATCTCACTTTTCATTAGTCCCTCTGAGAGTGAGAGTGTCTAGTCTTTCAAGGAGATCTCACCAAGCTTGTTGCATCACGGGAAGAAAGGTTACAAGGTCACACtcccaaaaacaaatgcatcaaAGGACTTACGGGCTAAACCAACATAAAGCTCAACTAAATAGAGCACAGACAATTC
This genomic window from Perca flavescens isolate YP-PL-M2 chromosome 18, PFLA_1.0, whole genome shotgun sequence contains:
- the LOC114573635 gene encoding sterile alpha motif domain-containing protein 15 isoform X2, with the translated sequence MLRGNMEFLQWSCDDVARWIESLGFPQYKACFTENCITGRKLIYVNCIYMPRLGIRDFKDMKVICAGVRELLGITETPWSRNIADPPRDSMGLFLEKKSRTGELADNLTYQQFLDDMHPSERHESQQ